A single genomic interval of Pseudomonas sp. FeN3W harbors:
- a CDS encoding CHASE3 domain-containing protein — protein sequence MPARLAIGWHSIAFLAAFLLLVALGWQGKRTQEALLQTNRSVSHSLEIITSVQAIFSSLQDIETGSRGFILTGDPTYLEPYERGLRQLEGNRRSLQRQVEGRHFPDRRWFQTLDATIAERLEVAAGNIQTRREAGLQAAVERLRKAGGHLLMDRLRALLNAVEQHERSHLAAASEAVARTTERAQRLALIGTLVVIGLFLAAFWALQRNLQIRQQLARGAQAGEARLGALLQAIPDHLYAVDERQQVSSISRGTPRRAPPPEAIEPLLVELLNQTDEGALRQKTWCELQTQRTFEVRLMPTGLGDHLAIARDVSELQRNRDSLHDQQVFLRRVVDTDDNLIFVRDAQGRFLLCNSALATLLNVRPQDIEQRRPDEVPSAVRLQPLLLGDEELAELAGGSSELRSSEVALTDAHGTEHWFQVVKRPLRISARTCHVVTVAVDISLRRRMEQMKTEFISTVSHELRTPLTAIRGALGMLIGGIAGHIGDDARPLLDIAHKNSERLVRLINDILDIEKLEAGRLAFNFGRHDVRALVQQALSDIEPYARDYGVSLALVSGDESRSSDAMVDPDRFAQVMANLLSNAIKHSPAGGSVTVDLGHHDNVLELGVQDHGAGIPEAFRGRIFERFAQADSSDARQRGGTGLGLAITRSLVQQMHGQIGFDSQEGHGSRFWLQLPLEEQSAAPLQRPAAPRARAAQGDDAPLILILEPDTRAAEQMATALQQHGYATLISGSAAEARQLLLKFDVEALTLSPALDDENSAAFLQSLRSQHNYRNLPVLIVSLQPQRRDNDDGTLRGGAVGVIDWLHKPIDPSRVMDVIRACLQLGGHKPRILHVEDDDDLRVLLARQIAALDVDLSGAATLHDARELIAAQTFDLAIIDLMLPDGQGTELFDQLAQSVPPPPVIIFSALDTPIQDNRLALRQLVKSRHDGDELARLIQHLLQHWPPGHTHETDEAHP from the coding sequence TTGCCCGCAAGACTCGCGATCGGTTGGCACTCAATCGCCTTTCTCGCTGCGTTTCTGTTGCTCGTCGCGCTTGGCTGGCAAGGCAAGCGCACGCAGGAAGCGCTGTTGCAGACCAATCGCTCGGTCAGTCACAGCCTGGAAATCATCACCTCGGTCCAGGCGATCTTTTCTTCGTTGCAGGACATCGAAACCGGTTCGCGCGGTTTCATCCTCACCGGCGACCCCACCTATCTCGAGCCCTACGAGCGTGGCCTCAGACAGCTGGAAGGCAACCGGCGCAGCCTGCAGCGCCAGGTCGAGGGGCGCCACTTTCCCGATCGGCGCTGGTTCCAGACGCTCGATGCGACCATCGCCGAACGCCTCGAAGTAGCCGCAGGCAACATACAGACCCGCCGCGAAGCCGGGCTGCAGGCTGCCGTGGAGCGTCTACGCAAGGCCGGCGGGCACCTGCTGATGGACCGCCTGCGCGCATTGCTCAACGCCGTCGAGCAGCACGAGCGCAGCCACCTGGCCGCCGCCAGCGAAGCCGTGGCACGCACCACCGAGCGCGCTCAACGGCTGGCATTGATCGGCACACTGGTGGTGATCGGACTGTTCCTGGCCGCCTTCTGGGCCCTGCAGCGAAATCTGCAGATTCGCCAGCAGCTCGCCCGTGGTGCCCAGGCCGGCGAGGCACGTCTCGGAGCGCTGTTGCAGGCCATCCCGGACCATCTCTACGCGGTCGATGAGCGGCAGCAGGTCTCCAGCATTTCGCGTGGCACCCCGCGCCGCGCGCCGCCACCGGAAGCGATCGAACCCTTGCTCGTCGAGCTGCTCAATCAGACCGACGAAGGCGCACTACGCCAGAAGACCTGGTGCGAGTTGCAGACCCAGCGCACCTTCGAGGTGCGCCTGATGCCCACCGGGCTGGGCGACCATCTGGCCATCGCGCGCGACGTCAGCGAACTGCAGCGCAACCGCGACAGCCTGCACGATCAGCAGGTGTTCCTCCGCCGGGTGGTCGACACCGACGACAACCTGATCTTCGTTCGCGACGCCCAGGGTCGCTTCCTGCTCTGCAATTCGGCGCTCGCGACGCTGTTGAACGTGCGCCCGCAGGACATCGAGCAGCGTCGCCCCGATGAAGTGCCGTCAGCCGTGCGGCTGCAGCCGCTGCTGCTGGGTGACGAAGAGCTGGCCGAGCTGGCGGGAGGCAGCAGCGAACTGCGCAGTAGCGAGGTTGCGCTGACCGATGCCCATGGCACGGAGCACTGGTTCCAGGTGGTCAAGCGACCGCTGCGGATCTCGGCACGCACCTGCCATGTGGTCACGGTAGCGGTGGACATCTCACTGCGCCGACGCATGGAGCAGATGAAGACCGAATTCATCTCTACCGTCAGCCATGAACTGCGCACGCCGCTGACCGCCATCCGCGGCGCGCTCGGCATGCTGATCGGCGGTATCGCCGGGCATATCGGCGACGACGCCCGCCCGCTGCTGGATATCGCGCACAAGAACAGCGAACGCCTGGTGCGCCTGATCAACGACATCCTCGACATCGAAAAGCTCGAAGCCGGGCGCCTGGCGTTCAACTTCGGCCGCCACGACGTGCGCGCGCTGGTGCAGCAGGCGCTGTCGGACATCGAGCCGTACGCCCGCGACTACGGCGTCAGCCTCGCGTTGGTGAGCGGCGACGAGTCGCGGTCGAGCGACGCCATGGTCGACCCCGACCGCTTCGCCCAGGTGATGGCCAACCTGCTGTCCAATGCGATCAAGCATTCCCCCGCCGGCGGCAGCGTGACGGTCGATCTTGGTCACCACGACAACGTGCTGGAACTCGGTGTACAGGATCACGGGGCGGGGATTCCCGAGGCTTTCCGCGGGCGGATCTTCGAACGCTTCGCCCAGGCCGACTCCTCCGACGCCCGCCAACGTGGCGGCACCGGGCTGGGCCTGGCGATCACCCGCTCGCTGGTGCAGCAGATGCACGGGCAGATCGGTTTCGACTCCCAGGAAGGCCACGGCTCGCGCTTCTGGCTGCAGCTGCCACTGGAGGAGCAATCCGCAGCGCCCCTGCAGCGACCCGCCGCACCACGGGCCAGAGCCGCTCAGGGTGACGACGCGCCGCTGATCCTCATCCTCGAGCCGGACACGCGGGCCGCCGAGCAGATGGCCACAGCGCTGCAGCAACATGGCTACGCCACCTTGATCAGTGGGAGCGCAGCCGAGGCACGCCAGCTGTTGCTGAAGTTCGACGTCGAGGCACTGACCCTCAGCCCGGCACTGGATGACGAGAACAGCGCGGCTTTCCTGCAGAGCCTGCGCAGCCAGCACAACTACCGCAACCTGCCGGTGCTGATCGTCAGCTTGCAGCCGCAGCGCCGCGACAACGACGACGGCACGCTGCGCGGCGGCGCGGTGGGTGTGATCGACTGGCTGCACAAACCGATCGATCCCTCACGAGTCATGGACGTGATCCGCGCCTGCCTGCAGCTCGGCGGGCACAAGCCACGCATCCTGCACGTCGAGGACGACGACGACCTGCGGGTCCTGCTGGCCAGGCAGATCGCCGCGCTCGACGTCGACCTTTCCGGCGCCGCGACGCTGCACGACGCCCGCGAGCTGATCGCGGCACAGACCTTCGACCTGGCCATCATCGACCTGATGCTGCCGGACGGCCAGGGCACCGAGCTGTTCGACCAGCTGGCACAGAGCGTCCCGCCACCACCGGTGATCATCTTTTCCGCGCTCGACACCCCGATTCAGGACAACCGCCTGGCGCTGCGCCAACTGGTGAAATCCCGTCACGACGGCGATGAGCTGGCCAGGCTGATCCAGCACCTGCTGCAACACTGGCCGCCGGGGCACACTCACGAAACCGACGAGGCTCATCCATGA
- a CDS encoding response regulator, which translates to MSESASKRILMVEDEEDIAFLIRYMLERHGFVVDHAADGRQALEHFAQAEPPDLTLMDIMLPYHDGLELIERLRAQPGWHSVPVLMLTAKAREVDIVRALELGADDYVTKPFQPEELLARIRRLLRGRR; encoded by the coding sequence ATGAGCGAATCCGCCAGCAAACGCATTCTCATGGTGGAAGACGAAGAGGACATCGCCTTTCTCATCCGCTACATGCTCGAACGTCACGGCTTCGTCGTCGACCACGCCGCCGATGGCCGCCAGGCCCTGGAGCACTTCGCCCAGGCCGAGCCGCCGGACCTGACGCTGATGGACATCATGCTGCCCTACCACGACGGCCTCGAGCTGATCGAACGGCTGCGGGCGCAACCCGGCTGGCACAGCGTGCCGGTGCTGATGCTGACCGCCAAGGCGCGCGAGGTGGACATCGTCCGCGCGCTGGAGCTCGGCGCCGATGACTACGTGACCAAGCCCTTCCAGCCGGAAGAACTGCTGGCACGCATTCGCCGACTGCTGAGGGGTCGCCGATGA
- a CDS encoding YaiO family outer membrane beta-barrel protein — protein sequence MKRAVMLLALALPCGAALADVATAERQVQAQQLEAAEATLQAHLAKQPDDTAAQFLLARILSWQGRPERALPIYRHLLQQQPDNADYLLGEGQALLWAGHPQRALASLERAAQLAPDYAEVQQVIQQARAALTVPSSAATPVPVVDAATRRRHELEISARQDWLDSGFDNWRSQRLDYASTKPEGLGWYGALTREQRFGEWDEGVEAGVVIALDENWTLQPEVGYQPSPYFLPEWHADLRLQRRLPDGYLGAVSVRRTEYETTRVDRLALSAERYWNAWRAGYTLNVTDVANAGTPIGHDLALDYYYHGLSYAGLRLTVGEEEAVEEQQLITSDVRAVSLQGRHWFDSRWALSWEVGYHQQGSYYDRQWLQLGLRHAF from the coding sequence ATGAAGCGAGCGGTCATGCTGCTTGCCCTGGCGCTGCCTTGCGGTGCGGCGCTGGCGGATGTCGCCACCGCCGAGCGGCAGGTCCAGGCGCAACAACTGGAAGCTGCCGAAGCCACGCTGCAGGCTCATCTGGCCAAGCAGCCGGACGACACCGCGGCGCAGTTCCTGCTCGCCCGCATATTGAGCTGGCAAGGCCGTCCGGAACGGGCGCTGCCGATCTATCGCCACCTGCTGCAGCAACAGCCGGACAACGCCGACTACCTGCTCGGCGAGGGCCAGGCACTGCTCTGGGCCGGCCATCCACAACGTGCGCTGGCTTCGCTCGAGCGCGCCGCCCAGCTCGCGCCGGACTATGCCGAGGTGCAGCAGGTGATCCAGCAGGCTCGTGCCGCGCTGACTGTGCCCAGCAGTGCGGCGACACCAGTTCCGGTGGTCGATGCCGCGACCAGGCGGCGCCACGAACTGGAAATTTCCGCCCGCCAGGACTGGCTCGACAGCGGCTTCGACAACTGGCGCAGCCAGCGCCTGGACTACGCCTCGACGAAACCGGAAGGCCTCGGCTGGTATGGCGCGCTCACCCGCGAGCAACGCTTCGGCGAGTGGGATGAGGGCGTGGAAGCCGGCGTCGTCATTGCGCTGGACGAGAACTGGACCCTGCAACCGGAGGTCGGCTACCAGCCATCGCCGTATTTCCTCCCCGAATGGCATGCCGATCTGCGCCTGCAGCGGCGGCTGCCGGACGGCTACCTCGGCGCCGTCAGTGTCCGCCGCACCGAATACGAGACCACCCGGGTCGACCGCCTGGCGCTGAGCGCCGAACGCTACTGGAACGCCTGGCGCGCCGGCTACACGCTGAATGTCACCGATGTCGCCAATGCCGGCACGCCGATCGGCCATGACCTGGCGCTGGACTACTACTACCATGGCCTGAGCTACGCCGGCCTGCGCCTGACCGTCGGCGAGGAAGAGGCGGTAGAGGAACAGCAGCTGATCACCAGCGACGTGCGCGCCGTCAGCCTGCAGGGTCGCCACTGGTTCGACAGCCGCTGGGCGCTGAGCTGGGAGGTTGGCTATCACCAGCAGGGCAGCTACTACGACCGGCAATGGCTGCAGCTCGGCCTGCGACATGCGTTCTGA
- a CDS encoding HEAT repeat domain-containing protein translates to MRSEWLAGCPPWLCEVPGRLWLSVWPEDRMLQLALYCAFGLGALTLLVLLQVLLLGELSRRRAVRRQQFNEQWRPFFALCSLSDELPTSHAPLPRRHQLWFLLQWNRTQLQLRGAARERMNRALITLGMDRQALALLRGRVRSKLIGLTCLRHLADPAHWGAVQPLLLNRNAIVALSAAQTLVAMDASKAMQLILPAAVNRPDWALPRLISLCQQAGEQAVTTPLLIVLASSEDPRRERLVPLLTQGDPRHAAPWARARLDEGAPAEYLQVALRCLYELGDPRDRPRLLRALEHQQDSVRLAALQALHKQARWEDGELFLPLLADSSWWVRQAAADSLATLPGATPKGLQQLLEQVHDRYGKDALRRAIAEVRR, encoded by the coding sequence ATGCGTTCTGAATGGCTGGCCGGTTGCCCGCCCTGGCTGTGCGAGGTACCCGGTCGACTCTGGCTGAGTGTCTGGCCGGAAGATCGCATGCTGCAGCTGGCACTGTACTGCGCCTTCGGCCTAGGTGCGCTGACCCTGCTGGTGCTACTGCAGGTGCTGCTGCTCGGCGAGCTGTCGCGCCGGCGCGCCGTGCGCCGTCAGCAATTCAACGAACAGTGGCGGCCCTTCTTCGCCCTCTGCAGCCTCAGCGACGAACTGCCGACCAGCCATGCGCCGCTGCCGCGGCGGCATCAGCTCTGGTTCCTGCTGCAGTGGAACCGCACCCAGCTGCAGCTGCGCGGCGCCGCGCGCGAGCGCATGAACCGCGCGCTGATCACCCTGGGCATGGATCGTCAGGCACTGGCCCTGTTGCGCGGACGGGTGCGCAGCAAGCTGATCGGCCTGACCTGTCTGCGCCATCTGGCGGATCCGGCGCACTGGGGCGCGGTGCAGCCGCTCTTGCTCAACCGCAACGCCATCGTCGCCCTCTCCGCCGCCCAGACCCTGGTAGCGATGGACGCCAGCAAAGCCATGCAGCTGATCCTGCCGGCGGCGGTGAATCGCCCCGACTGGGCGCTGCCGCGGCTGATCAGCCTCTGCCAGCAGGCTGGCGAACAGGCCGTGACCACGCCCCTGCTGATCGTGCTGGCCTCCTCGGAAGATCCGCGCCGGGAGCGTCTGGTTCCACTGCTGACGCAGGGTGATCCGCGCCATGCTGCGCCTTGGGCGCGAGCCCGTCTGGACGAAGGCGCGCCCGCGGAATACCTGCAGGTGGCGCTGCGCTGCCTGTACGAGCTCGGCGATCCGCGTGATCGCCCGCGCCTGCTGCGTGCCCTCGAACACCAGCAGGACAGCGTACGCCTGGCTGCGCTACAGGCGCTGCACAAGCAGGCGCGCTGGGAAGACGGCGAGCTGTTCCTGCCACTGCTCGCCGACAGCAGCTGGTGGGTGCGCCAGGCCGCGGCCGACAGCCTGGCGACGCTGCCAGGCGCAACGCCGAAAGGCCTGCAGCAACTGCTCGAGCAGGTTCATGATCGTTACGGTAAGGACGCGTTGCGGCGGGCCATCGCGGAGGTGCGCCGGTGA
- a CDS encoding glycosyltransferase family 2 protein: MTETWLWWLQVAFILYFLLLNGMYLLLNLLSMASLMGYIRQRAETGELAPYLGVEPPVSVLMPAFNEEATIRTSVRSMLQLQYPEFEIVVINDGSKDNTLAVLIEEFDLVPHPEPLRQAVAHQPVQAIYRSRRYANLRVVDKANGGKADALNAGINAARYGLFCGVDADSILQRDSLLRVVQPFLEDERTIAAGGTVRIANGSQVRGGFLIQAGLPRNWLARFQIVEYLRAFLFGRLGWSPLNAVLIISGAFGLFDRERVMAIGGYRTDTVGEDMELVVRLHRYHREKRIPYRIRYLPDPICWTECPEDLGTLGRQRSRWQRGLAESLSRHARLAFSRRGGTPGWLAWPFMTLFEWVGPLIELVGYGFMLAGFAFGVVSYAALAAFLLVAIGMGILLSVNGLLLETMSFRVYNRRRDMLQLFLMAVLENFGYRQLNTVWRCRGLWQWFSRRKHQWGAMRRSGQWGQS; this comes from the coding sequence GTGACCGAAACCTGGTTGTGGTGGTTGCAGGTCGCATTCATCCTCTATTTCCTGCTGCTCAACGGCATGTATCTGCTGCTCAACCTGCTGTCGATGGCCAGCCTGATGGGCTATATCCGCCAGCGCGCGGAAACCGGCGAGCTGGCGCCCTATCTCGGCGTCGAACCACCGGTGTCGGTGCTCATGCCGGCCTTCAACGAGGAAGCGACGATCCGCACCTCGGTGCGCTCGATGCTGCAGCTGCAATACCCCGAGTTCGAGATCGTGGTGATCAATGATGGGTCGAAGGACAACACGCTCGCCGTGCTGATCGAGGAATTCGACCTGGTGCCGCACCCCGAGCCGTTACGCCAGGCGGTGGCTCATCAACCGGTGCAGGCCATCTACCGCTCGCGCCGCTACGCCAACCTGCGCGTGGTGGACAAGGCCAACGGCGGCAAGGCCGATGCGTTGAATGCCGGTATCAATGCCGCGCGCTACGGCCTGTTCTGTGGCGTCGATGCCGACTCGATCCTGCAGCGCGACAGCCTGCTGCGCGTGGTGCAGCCCTTCCTCGAGGACGAGCGCACCATTGCCGCGGGCGGCACGGTGCGTATCGCCAATGGCTCGCAGGTGCGTGGCGGCTTTCTGATCCAGGCCGGGCTGCCACGCAACTGGCTGGCGCGCTTCCAGATCGTCGAGTACCTGCGCGCCTTTCTCTTCGGCCGCCTCGGCTGGTCGCCGCTCAATGCCGTGCTGATCATTTCCGGTGCCTTCGGCCTGTTCGACCGCGAACGGGTGATGGCGATCGGCGGCTATCGCACCGATACCGTCGGCGAGGACATGGAGCTGGTGGTGCGGCTGCACCGTTATCATCGCGAGAAGCGCATCCCCTACCGCATCCGCTACCTGCCCGATCCAATCTGCTGGACCGAATGCCCGGAAGACCTCGGCACTCTCGGCCGCCAGCGCAGCCGCTGGCAACGCGGCCTGGCGGAAAGCCTGAGCCGCCATGCGCGGCTGGCCTTCAGTCGGCGTGGCGGCACGCCGGGTTGGCTGGCCTGGCCGTTCATGACACTGTTCGAATGGGTCGGCCCGCTGATCGAGCTGGTCGGCTACGGCTTCATGCTCGCCGGGTTCGCCTTCGGGGTGGTGTCCTACGCGGCGCTGGCGGCCTTCCTGCTGGTGGCGATTGGCATGGGCATTCTGCTATCGGTCAACGGCCTGCTGCTGGAGACCATGTCCTTCCGCGTCTACAACCGCCGGCGCGACATGCTGCAGCTGTTTCTGATGGCCGTGCTGGAGAACTTCGGCTACCGCCAGCTGAACACCGTCTGGCGCTGCCGTGGGCTCTGGCAATGGTTCTCCCGGCGCAAGCACCAGTGGGGCGCGATGCGCCGCAGCGGGCAGTGGGGGCAAAGCTAG
- a CDS encoding aldehyde dehydrogenase, whose amino-acid sequence MPTLTLADWQQRARDLHIEGRAFIQGGYCAAVDGGQFDCISPVDGRLLAQVASCDQADAERAVASARAAFEAGSWSRLAPVKRKAVMIRFADLLEANREELALLETLDMGKPIGDSLAVDIPGAARALRWSGEAIDKIYDEVAATPHDQLGLVTREPVGVVAAIVPWNFPLMMACWKLGPALATGNSVVLKPSEKSPLTAIRIAQLAIDAGIPAGVLNVLPGYGHTVGKALALHMDVDTLVFTGSTRVAKQLMIYAGESNMKRVWLEAGGKSPNIVFADAPDLQAAAQAAAGAIAFNQGEVCTAGSRLLVERSIRERFLPMVVEALKGWKPGNPLDPATNVGALVDTQQLNTVLGYIDAGREAGAQVLIGGQRTLEETGGLYVEPTIFDGVSNAMKIAQEEIFGPVLSVITFDSAEEAVAIANDTPYGLAAAVWTADLSKAHRTARALRAGSVWVNQYDGGDMTAPFGGFKQSGNGRDKSLHAFDKYTELKATWIQL is encoded by the coding sequence ATGCCCACCCTGACCCTCGCCGACTGGCAACAGCGTGCCCGCGACCTGCACATCGAAGGTCGCGCCTTTATCCAGGGTGGATATTGCGCCGCGGTGGACGGTGGCCAGTTCGACTGCATCAGCCCGGTGGACGGACGGCTGCTGGCGCAGGTCGCCAGCTGCGACCAGGCCGATGCCGAGCGTGCGGTGGCCAGCGCCCGTGCTGCATTCGAGGCCGGCAGCTGGTCGCGACTGGCACCGGTCAAGCGCAAGGCGGTAATGATCCGCTTCGCCGATCTGCTGGAAGCCAACCGCGAGGAGCTGGCGCTGCTGGAAACCCTCGACATGGGCAAACCGATCGGCGACTCGCTGGCGGTGGACATCCCCGGCGCCGCGCGGGCGCTGCGCTGGAGCGGCGAGGCGATCGACAAGATCTACGACGAGGTGGCGGCCACGCCCCATGACCAGCTGGGCCTGGTTACCCGCGAGCCGGTCGGCGTGGTGGCGGCCATCGTGCCGTGGAATTTCCCGCTGATGATGGCCTGCTGGAAGCTCGGCCCGGCGCTGGCCACCGGCAACTCGGTGGTGCTCAAGCCCTCCGAGAAGTCGCCGCTGACCGCCATCCGCATCGCCCAGCTGGCGATCGATGCCGGCATCCCGGCCGGCGTGCTCAACGTCCTGCCGGGCTACGGCCACACCGTCGGCAAGGCGCTGGCGCTGCACATGGACGTCGATACCCTAGTGTTCACCGGTTCCACGCGGGTCGCCAAGCAGCTGATGATCTATGCCGGCGAATCGAACATGAAGCGCGTCTGGCTGGAGGCCGGAGGCAAGAGCCCGAACATCGTTTTCGCCGACGCGCCCGACCTGCAGGCGGCAGCGCAAGCCGCGGCTGGCGCAATCGCCTTTAACCAGGGCGAGGTCTGCACCGCCGGCTCGCGGCTGCTGGTGGAGCGTTCGATCAGGGAGCGCTTCCTGCCGATGGTGGTCGAGGCGCTCAAGGGCTGGAAGCCGGGCAATCCGCTGGACCCGGCGACCAACGTCGGCGCGCTGGTGGATACCCAGCAGCTCAATACCGTGCTCGGCTATATCGACGCCGGTCGCGAGGCGGGAGCGCAGGTGCTGATCGGCGGCCAGCGTACGCTGGAGGAAACCGGCGGGCTGTACGTCGAGCCGACCATCTTCGATGGCGTGAGCAACGCGATGAAGATCGCTCAGGAGGAAATCTTCGGCCCGGTGCTCTCGGTGATCACCTTCGACAGCGCAGAGGAAGCGGTGGCGATCGCCAACGACACGCCCTACGGCCTGGCTGCGGCCGTATGGACCGCCGACCTGTCCAAAGCGCACCGCACCGCGCGGGCGTTGCGCGCCGGCAGCGTGTGGGTCAACCAGTACGACGGCGGCGACATGACGGCGCCGTTCGGCGGCTTCAAGCAGTCCGGCAATGGTCGCGACAAGTCGCTGCACGCCTTCGACAAGTACACCGAGCTGAAGGCGACCTGGATTCAGCTCTGA
- a CDS encoding aspartate aminotransferase family protein, with protein MSQDFHPNASPDHFWMPFTANRQFKATPRLLESAEGMYYTASDGRQVLDGTAGLWCCNAGHGRREISEAVSKQIAKMDFAPTFQMGHPLPFELAEKLATISPKGLNRVFFTNSGSESADTALKIALAYQRAIGQGSRTRLIGRELAYHGVGFGGMSVGGMANNRRAFGPMLPGVDHLPHTLDLQRNAFSRGLPEHGVEHADELERLVTLHGAENIAAVIVEPMSGSAGVILPPVGYLQRLREITARHGILLIFDEVITGFGRVGEAFAAQRWGVTPDILTCAKGLTNGAIPMGAVLVADHLFDAFMNGPESVIEFFHGYTYSGHPVACAAALATQQIYQQENLFQKAIDLEPYWQEALFSLRDLPNVIDIRTVGLVAGIQFAAHADGVGKRGYEMFRECFEKGLLVRASGDTIALSPALIVEKPQIDTMIAQLADGIRQAG; from the coding sequence ATGTCCCAGGATTTCCATCCCAACGCCTCGCCTGATCACTTCTGGATGCCCTTCACCGCCAACCGCCAGTTCAAGGCCACGCCGCGTCTGCTGGAGAGCGCCGAGGGCATGTACTACACGGCGAGCGACGGCCGTCAGGTGCTCGACGGCACCGCCGGGCTCTGGTGCTGCAATGCCGGCCATGGGCGCCGCGAAATCAGCGAGGCGGTGAGCAAGCAGATCGCCAAGATGGATTTCGCCCCGACCTTCCAGATGGGCCATCCGCTGCCCTTCGAGCTGGCGGAGAAGCTCGCCACCATCAGCCCCAAAGGCCTGAACCGGGTGTTCTTCACCAACTCCGGATCGGAATCAGCCGATACCGCGCTGAAGATCGCTCTGGCTTATCAGCGTGCCATCGGTCAGGGCTCGCGCACGCGGCTGATCGGCCGCGAGCTGGCCTATCACGGCGTCGGCTTCGGTGGCATGTCGGTCGGCGGCATGGCCAACAACCGCCGCGCCTTCGGCCCGATGCTGCCGGGTGTCGATCATCTGCCGCACACCCTCGATCTGCAGCGCAATGCCTTCAGCCGCGGCCTGCCGGAGCATGGCGTGGAGCACGCCGATGAACTGGAACGACTGGTGACGCTGCATGGTGCGGAGAACATCGCCGCGGTGATCGTCGAGCCAATGTCCGGCTCGGCCGGGGTGATCCTGCCGCCGGTGGGCTATCTGCAGCGGCTGCGCGAGATCACCGCCAGGCACGGCATCCTGCTGATCTTCGATGAGGTCATCACCGGCTTCGGTCGCGTCGGCGAAGCCTTCGCCGCGCAGCGCTGGGGCGTCACGCCGGACATCCTCACCTGCGCCAAGGGGCTGACCAACGGCGCGATCCCCATGGGCGCGGTGCTGGTCGCCGACCACCTGTTCGATGCGTTCATGAACGGGCCGGAAAGCGTCATCGAGTTCTTCCACGGCTACACCTACTCAGGGCATCCGGTGGCCTGCGCGGCGGCGCTGGCGACCCAGCAGATCTATCAGCAGGAAAACCTGTTCCAGAAGGCCATCGACCTGGAGCCCTACTGGCAGGAAGCGCTGTTCAGCCTCAGGGACCTGCCCAACGTGATCGACATCCGCACGGTCGGGCTGGTCGCGGGTATCCAGTTCGCCGCCCATGCCGATGGCGTCGGCAAGCGCGGTTACGAGATGTTCCGCGAGTGCTTCGAGAAGGGCCTGCTGGTACGCGCCAGCGGCGACACCATTGCGCTGTCGCCGGCGCTGATCGTCGAGAAACCGCAGATCGACACGATGATCGCGCAGCTCGCCGATGGCATCCGCCAAGCCGGCTGA
- a CDS encoding zinc ABC transporter substrate-binding protein, which produces MNRLFSLPLLAALVAGAASAHAEVRVLTSIKPLQLIAAAVQDGVGEPDVLLPASASAHHYSLRPSDVRRIRDAELFYWIGPDLESFLPRALSAREGTTVAVQDLPKLTLRRFGDAHVHDAAEHHDHDDHDDHDDHDDHDGHDHDAHGHEEAAHGETAHADEHDHDHRPGTLDAHLWLLPANALIIAERMAADLAVADPANAQRYQANSAAFARRIEALDTRLKQRFNQVQNKPFFVFHEAYDYFEAAYGLRHAGVFSAGGESQPGARHVAAMRERLQQAGPSCVFSEPPARPRLAETLTAGLPVKMAELDVLGIGLPTDAKGYEQLLEGLGDTLADCLESL; this is translated from the coding sequence GTGAATCGTCTTTTCTCTCTTCCCTTGTTGGCGGCGCTGGTTGCCGGCGCCGCGTCCGCCCACGCCGAGGTTCGTGTGCTGACCAGCATCAAGCCGCTGCAGCTGATCGCTGCGGCCGTGCAGGATGGTGTCGGTGAGCCTGATGTGCTGCTGCCTGCCAGCGCTTCGGCGCATCATTATTCGCTGCGTCCGTCCGACGTACGGCGCATCCGCGATGCTGAGCTGTTCTACTGGATCGGTCCGGATCTGGAGAGCTTCCTGCCGCGCGCGCTGAGCGCTCGCGAAGGCACGACCGTGGCGGTGCAGGACCTGCCGAAGCTGACCCTGCGTCGTTTTGGCGATGCGCACGTGCATGACGCGGCTGAGCATCACGATCACGACGATCACGACGATCACGACGATCACGACGATCACGACGGCCATGACCATGATGCTCACGGGCATGAAGAGGCCGCGCATGGCGAGACCGCCCATGCCGACGAGCACGACCACGACCATCGCCCGGGCACGCTCGATGCGCACCTGTGGCTGCTGCCGGCCAATGCGCTGATCATCGCCGAGCGCATGGCGGCTGACCTGGCCGTCGCCGATCCGGCCAATGCACAGCGCTATCAGGCCAACTCGGCGGCCTTCGCCCGGCGCATCGAGGCCCTCGACACACGCCTCAAGCAGCGCTTCAACCAGGTGCAGAACAAGCCATTCTTCGTTTTCCACGAGGCCTACGACTACTTCGAGGCGGCTTACGGTCTGCGCCACGCCGGCGTGTTCAGTGCCGGTGGCGAGTCGCAACCCGGCGCCCGGCATGTGGCGGCGATGCGCGAGCGGCTGCAGCAGGCCGGGCCGAGCTGCGTGTTCAGCGAACCGCCGGCGCGTCCGCGTCTGGCCGAAACCCTGACTGCCGGGTTGCCGGTGAAGATGGCGGAACTGGATGTGCTGGGCATCGGCTTGCCGACGGACGCCAAAGGTTACGAACAGCTGCTCGAAGGTTTGGGCGATACCCTGGCCGACTGCCTGGAATCGCTGTAA